A window of the Gossypium arboreum isolate Shixiya-1 chromosome 2, ASM2569848v2, whole genome shotgun sequence genome harbors these coding sequences:
- the LOC108465869 gene encoding uncharacterized protein LOC108465869, which yields MRPKKKARPDEPVRVGAPVVLIRVALCGHCSRCRLGECWRTTGVCLRCGSAKHRIRDCPLRTNQMQALDIGSTYSYVASTVSETLGIPVEGTDIEVTMLSPLGQSIRLVKHWVSQDCATKRVVLRTEEDSEVVVIREQRDYLTNVISALVEKQLVQKGTVRDFLDAFPEELPGLPPSREVEFGIELIPGTAPIGDQHDEHLRVVLQILREKQLYAEFSKCEFRLREVTFLGHIVSTEGIRVDPRKIEAVLS from the exons ATGAGGCCTAAAAAAAAGGCTAGACCTGATGAGCCAGTCAGAGTTGGGGCCCCTGTTGTACTTATTAGGGTGGCGCTTTGTGGGCACTGTAGTAGATGCCGTCTGGGTGAGTGTTGGAGGACTACTGGGGTGTGTTTGAGATGTGGATCTGCTAAGCACCGCATTCGTGATTGTCCACTGAGAAccaatcagatgcaagctctgg ATATAGGCTCTACCTATTCATATGTAGCTAGTACTGTGTCTGAAACCTTGGGGATTCCAGTCGAGGGTACTGATATTGAAGTAACTATGTTAAGTCCTTTGGGGCAATCTATCCGG CTGGTTAAACACTGGGTGAGTCAAGATTGTGCGACAAAAAGGGTTGTCTTGAGGACCGAGGAGGATAGTGAGGTAGTAGTCATTAGGGAGCAACGAGACTACCTGACTAATGTGATCTCCGCATTGGTAGAGAAACAATTGGTTCAGAAAGG AACAGTGAGGGATTTTCTAGATGCATTTCCTGAGGAGCTACCAGGGTTACCTCCAAGCCGTGaggtggagtttgggattgagttgattcCTGGCACAGCTCCG ATAGGGGATCAGCACGATGAGCATCTCAGAGTGGTTCTGCAGATTCTtcgtgagaaacagttgtatgcggagttcagcaagtgtgagtttagGCTTCGGGAAGTGacatttctgggacatatagtttctACTGAAGGGATACGAGTcgatcctcgtaagattgaggctgtgttgaGTTAG
- the LOC108465860 gene encoding uncharacterized protein LOC108465860, giving the protein MEFGINKDGVLCFGGQICVPNDEDLRQSILREARSSLYAIHPNENKMYRDLWYVYWWPGLKSEVTDFIGCCLTCQQVKAEHQLPSSLLQPIKIPIQDRLFSTKVGQALYFRNSEVAWDMLSETKDKVCLIQDRLKATSDSHNGKLSPRFIGPYRILRRVGPVAYQLELPVELDSIHDVLHVFMLRRYRSDPTHIVPIEEIEVRPDLTFEEEPIQILDCDVKVLRRKSIPLVKVNGITIALRRLRGSRRMRCDSSILIYSDQVAHKSHIRDVHKEPHQEVHKEPYREVRIANIGKFMEHYRKAYKERINGNLTKSL; this is encoded by the exons ATGGAATTTGGGATTAATAAGGATGGGGTATTGTGTTTCGGCggtcagatttgtgtaccgaatgatGAGGACTTGAGACAGTCGATTCTAAGGGAGGCACGTAGTAGCCTTTATGCTATACATCCCAACGAAAATAAAATGTATCGAGATCTGTGGTAtgtgtactggtggccagggttgaagaGTGAGGTTACTGACTTTATTGGCTGCTGTTTGacttgccagcaagttaaggctgagcatcagttaccttcgagtTTACTGCAGCCGATTAAGATACCGAT TCAGGATAGGCTTTTCTCTACAAAAGTTGGCCAAGCTCTATATTTCAGAAATAGTGaggttgcatggg ATATGCTTTCTGAAACTAAGGACAAGGTCTGTTTGATTCAAGATCGACTGAAAGCGACTTCTGATAG TCACAATGGCAAGTTGAGCCctcggtttattgggccgtatagAATTTTGAGACGAGTGGGACCAGTTGCatatcagttagagctacctgTAGAGTTAGATAGCATTCATGATGTTCTCCATGTCTTTATGTTGAGacgctaccgctctgatcccacaCATATTGTTCCAATTGAAGAGATTGAGGTTCgaccagacttgacttttgaggaggagccgatTCAGATTCTGGATTGTGATGTAAAGGTTCTAAGGAGGAAGTCTATCCCACTGGTTAAGGTTAATGGTATAaccatagcactgaggaggctacgtgggagccggAGGATGAGATGCGACAGTAGCatcctcatctattctgatcag gtagctcataagagccatattcGAGATGTTCACAAAGAACCACatcaggaagttcacaaagaaccatatcGGGAAGTCCGAATAGCCAATATCGGGAAGTTCATGGAGCACTATCGGAAAGCTTACAAAGAGCGAATTAACGGAAATCTCACGAAAAGCCTTTAa